DNA from Amycolatopsis sp. DSM 110486:
GTCGTCACCGACGATCGGCACGCCGGCGTCTTCGAACTTCTTGGCCCACACCGGGTCCGACGCGATGAACACGGGCAGCGCGTTCACGAACGCCACGTTGGCGTCGATCGCGGCCTGCGCGTAGAACTTGTCGGCCTCTTCGGAGCCCACGGGCAGGTAGGAGACGAGCACGTCGACCTTCGCGTCGCGCAGCGCGCCGACGATGTCGACGGGCGCCTCGTCCGACTCCGAGATGGTCTCGCGGTAGAACCGCCCGAGCCCGTCGTAGGTGTGCCCGCGCTGCACCGGCACGCCGAGCGGCGGCACGTCGGCGATCTTGATCGTGTTGTTCTCGCTCGAGAAGATCGCCTCGGACAGGTCGTGGCCGACCTTCTTGGCGTCGACGTCGAACGCGGCGACGAAGTCGATGTCGCTGACGTGGTACTCGCCGAACCGGACGTGCATCAAACCGGGCACGCGCGTGCCGGGATCCGCGTCGCGGTAGTACTGCACACCCTGGACCAGCGAGGAGGCGCAGTTGCCGACGCCCACGATGGCCACCCGAACGCGGCGGTTCTCGCCCATGCCGGTTTCTCCTTCAATCCGTTACTTCATCTGCAGGTCTGGCCGCGACGTTGCGGCCCGAGCGGCGCGCCCTCACTCCTGCGGGCCACGCTGCTCGGCTTGTTCGTGCGCGATCAGCTCGTTGAGCCAGCGCACCTCCCGCTCGCTCGACTCGAGTCCCAGCCGGTGCAGCTCGCGGGTGTAGCGGTCGATCCTCTCCTCGGCCCTGGACAGCGCCTCGCGCAAACCCTCGCGACGCTCTTCCACGCGACGCCGCCGGCCCTCCAGGATCCGCATCCTGACGTCGGCCGGTGTCCGCGAGAAGAACGCCAGGTGGACGCCGAACCCCTCGTCGTCCCAGGTCTGCGGACCCGCGTCACCGAGCAGCTCGGCGAACCGCTCCTTGCCCTCGGCGGTGAGCTTGTAGACGCGGCGGCCGCGCCGGGACCAGGCCCGGTCGTCCGCCTCGTCGAGCTCCTCGACGAGGAATCCCGCCCGCAGCAACCGACGCAAGGTCGGGTACAGCGAGCCGTACGAGAACGCCCGGAACATCCCGAGCGTCTCGTGCAAACGCTTGCGCAGCACGTACCCGTGCATGGGGGCCTCGTGCAGCAACCCGAGGATCGCGAGTTCGAGCACACCGCACCCCCTTACGGGAACAAACCGCAGCGGCCGCCGTTGCCCCAGTGGTTGGTGGGACCTACTGGGGCGACCGCCTCCGTCAACCTACTCGGCAACTATATCGCGCCGATACATCGAAGTGGCGGAAGTAACCCCAGGAAGTGGCCAGACCAGGGCGAACGTCACCAGAGAGTTATCGAATTTCCGGCGTGTCCGAATAGTCGCCCTGGGTGGCCTCCCGCAGGGGGCACTGCACACACAGGAAGAGCCCGTACTCTGTTCCTCGTGCTTACCCAGCGGCAGGTCGTGGACTACGCCTTGCAGCGCCGTGCGCTGCTGGCCGGCGTCCGCTCCGGACGCGTCGGCGACCATGAGGTGTGCGACGCGACCCCGTACCTGCTCCGTGCGGCGAAGTTCCACGGCAGGCCGGACGACCGCGCCTGTCCGATGTGCCGCCGGGCGCCGTTGACCCTCGTGTCGTGGGTCTACGGCGACGAGCTGAAGCACGTCTCGGGATCGGCGCGGACACCCGACGAACTGGCCCGCATGGCGGGGCTGTTCGGCGAGTTCACCGTCTACGACGTAGAGGTGTGCCGGACGTGCCACTGGAACCACCTGGTCCTGTCCTACGTCCTCGGCACGGGCGAGCCCCAGCCCACCCGGCCGCGGAGGACAGCCGGCCAGTGACGAGTACCGAAACCGCTGCAGAGCACAGGGCGGCGCGCACCGGTTCTTCCCGAACGCCGGCGCCGGCAGTCTCGCCCTCGGAGGCCCATTCGTGAACGACGATCGCAACCGCTCCTGGCCCGGCCAGGAGCCAGATGCACCTCGCCGTGCCCAATGGCCGGAGGAAGAACCGGGTCCCGCCTGGCCGGGCGAGGACGCCCCCCGCCGCCCGCAGCGGCAGGCCCCGCCGCGACGCGGCCCCAACGGGGGCGCGCAGCGGCAGCCGCGTGGTGCCACGCCCGAGTGGCCGAGCGGAGACGAGCCGCGTGGTGCAGACCGCCGTGGTCCAGACCCGCGCGGTGCGGATCCACGCGGTTCAGGTCCTCGCGGTCCGCG
Protein-coding regions in this window:
- a CDS encoding inositol-3-phosphate synthase produces the protein MGENRRVRVAIVGVGNCASSLVQGVQYYRDADPGTRVPGLMHVRFGEYHVSDIDFVAAFDVDAKKVGHDLSEAIFSSENNTIKIADVPPLGVPVQRGHTYDGLGRFYRETISESDEAPVDIVGALRDAKVDVLVSYLPVGSEEADKFYAQAAIDANVAFVNALPVFIASDPVWAKKFEDAGVPIVGDDIKSQVGATITHRVLAKLFEDRGVQLDRTMQLNVGGNMDFLNMKELERLESKKISKTQSVTSQVDRELGKGNVHIGPSDYVQWLDDRKWAYVRLEGRAFGDVPLNLEYKLEVWDSPNSAGIIIDAVRAAKIAKDRGIGGPILSASSYFMKSPPEQYDDSTARDAVDKFIRGELER
- a CDS encoding PadR family transcriptional regulator gives rise to the protein MLELAILGLLHEAPMHGYVLRKRLHETLGMFRAFSYGSLYPTLRRLLRAGFLVEELDEADDRAWSRRGRRVYKLTAEGKERFAELLGDAGPQTWDDEGFGVHLAFFSRTPADVRMRILEGRRRRVEERREGLREALSRAEERIDRYTRELHRLGLESSEREVRWLNELIAHEQAEQRGPQE
- a CDS encoding DUF5318 domain-containing protein, which encodes MLTQRQVVDYALQRRALLAGVRSGRVGDHEVCDATPYLLRAAKFHGRPDDRACPMCRRAPLTLVSWVYGDELKHVSGSARTPDELARMAGLFGEFTVYDVEVCRTCHWNHLVLSYVLGTGEPQPTRPRRTAGQ